One window from the genome of Drosophila albomicans strain 15112-1751.03 chromosome 2L, ASM965048v2, whole genome shotgun sequence encodes:
- the LOC117565993 gene encoding V-type proton ATPase catalytic subunit A, whose translation MSNLKRFDDEERESKYGRVFAVSGPVVTAEAMSGSAMYELVRVGYYELVGEIIRLEGDMATIQVYEETSGVTVGDPVLRTGKPLSVELGPGIMGSIFDGIQRPLKDINELTESIYIPKGVNVPSLSRVASWEFNPLNVKVGSHITGGDLYGLVHENTLVKHKMIVNPRAKGTVRYIAPSGNYKVDDVVLETEFDGEITKHTMLQVWPVRQPRPVTEKLPANHPLLTGQRVLDSLFPCVQGGTTAIPGAFGCGKTVISQALSKYSNSDVIIYVGCGERGNEMSEVLRDFPELSVEIDGVTESIMKRTALVANTSNMPVAAREASIYTGITLSEYFRDMGYNVSMMADSTSRWAEALREISGRLAEMPADSGYPAYLGARLASFYERAGRVKCLGNPEREGSVSIVGAVSPPGGDFSDPVTSATLGIVQVFWGLDKKLAQRKHFPSINWLISYSKYMRALDDFYDKNFPEFVPLRTKVKEILQEEEDLSEIVQLVGKASLAETDKITLEVAKLLKDDFLQQNSYSSYDRFCPFYKTVGMLKNIIDFYDMARHSVESTAQSENKITWNVIREAMGNIMYQLSSMKFKDPVKDGEAKIKADFEQLHEDLQQAFRNLED comes from the exons atgtccAACTTGAAGCGTTTCGATGACGAGGAGCGTGAGTCCAAATATGGCCGCGTCTTCGCTGTGTCTGGCCCTG TCGTCACCGCCGAGGCTATGTCCGGCTCTGCTATGTACGAGCTGGTGCGTGTCGGCTACTATGAGCTGGTGGGTGAGATCATTCGTCTGGAAGGTGACATGGCCACCATTCAGGTGTACGAGGAAACCTCCGGTGTCACTGTCGGCGATCCCGTGCTGCGCACTGGCAAGCCTCTATCTGTGGAGTTGGGTCCCGGTATTATGGGCAGCATTTTTGATGGTATCCAGCGTCCATTGAAGGACATTAACGAGCTCACCGAATCCATCTACATTCCCAAGGGTGTCAATGTGCCATCTCTGTCCCGTGTGGCCAGCTGGGAATTCAATCCCCTCAACGTTAAGGTCGGTTCTCACATCACCGGAGGTGATCTCTATGGTCTGGTCCATGAGAACACCCTGGTCAAGCACAAGATGATTGTCAACCCACGTGCCAAGGGTACAGTGCGTTACATTGCCCCCTCGGGCAACTACAAAGTCGATGATGTTGTCCTCGAGACTGAGTTCGATGGCGAGATCACCAAGCACACTATGTTGCAAGTGTGGCCCGTGCGTCAGCCCCGTCCCGTCACCGAGAAGCTGCCCGCCAATCATCCCCTGTTGACCGGCCAGCGTGTGCTCGACTCTCTGTTCCCTTGTGTCCAGGGTGGTACCACCGCCATTCCCGGTGCCTTCGGTTGTGGCAAGACTGTCATCTCCCAG GCCCTGTCCAAGTACTCCAACTCCGATGTCATCATCTACGTCGGTTGCGGCGAGCGTGGTAATGAGATGTCTGAGGTATTGCGTGATTTCCCCGAGCTGTCTGTTGAAATCGATGGCGTCACCGAGTCCATCATGAAGCGTACCGCGTTGGTGGCTAACACCTCCAACATGCCTGTCGCTGCTCGTGAAGCTTCCATCTACACAGGTATCACGCTGTCCGAATACTTCCGTGATATGGGTTACAACGTCTCCATGATGGCTGATTCCACCTCCCGTTGGGCCGAAGCCTTGCGTGAAATTTCTGGTCGTCTCGCTGAAATGCCTGCCGATTCCGGTTACCCAGCCTATTTGGGTGCCCGTCTCGCCTCCTTCTACGAGCGTGCCGGTCGTGTCAAGTGCTTGGGTAACCCTGAGCGTGAGGGTTCCGTCTCCATTGTCGGTGCTGTGTCGCCACCTGGTGGTGATTTCTCTGATCCCGTCACCTCCGCCACTCTGGGTATTGTCCAGGTGTTCTGGGGTTTGGACAAGAAGCTGGCTCAGCGCAAACATTTCCCCTCCATCAACTGGCTCATCTCGTACTCGAAGTACATGCGTGCTCTGGATGATTTCTATGACAAGAACTTCCCCGAGTTTGTGCCCCTGCGTACCAAGGTCAAGGAGATCCTGCAGGAGGAAGAGGATCTTTCCGAAATCGTGCAGTTGGTCGGCAAGGCCTCGCTGGCTGAGACCGACAAGATCACCCTTGAGGTGGCCAAGCTGCTGAAGGATGATTTCTTGCAACAGAACTCCTACTCGTCGTACGATCGTTTCTGCCCCTTCTACAAGACCGTCGGCATGTTGAAGAACATCATCGACTTCTACGACATGGCCCGTCACTCTGTGGAGTCGACGGCTCAGTCCGAGAACAAGATCACCTGGAATGTCATCCGTGAGGCTATGGGCAACATTATGTACCAGCTGTCGTCCATGAAGTTCAAG GATCCCGTCAAGGATGGTGAGGCCAAGATCAAGGCTGACTTCGAGCAACTGCATGAAGATTTGCAGCAGGCCTTCAGAAATTTGGAGGATTAG
- the LOC117565102 gene encoding LOW QUALITY PROTEIN: V-type proton ATPase catalytic subunit A-like (The sequence of the model RefSeq protein was modified relative to this genomic sequence to represent the inferred CDS: inserted 2 bases in 1 codon; deleted 1 base in 1 codon) — MDKPLCQCTNKNYCRKPQTKPDKSEKEKEKEKERERERERGKEKDKKAKSPLLEKKPSINIREKTEELEYVPTMRLDGTTNTSFISDTSIHTSEQATQGSTVRMRETFESRRFTSRSVTLVESREPDYQEGRVFGVSGPVVNAEKMAGSAMYELVRVGHFHLVGEIIRLEGDMATIQVYEETSGVSVGDPVYQTGKPLSVELGPGIMGSIFDGIQRPLRAISELTNSIYVPKGVDIKSLSRTTNYPFEPAKLKIGDLITGGDIYGYVKENCMVEHRLMLQPRAQGRITWIAPPGDYNVDEVVIETEFDDHVTTHSMLQVWPVRKCRPVVEKLPGVNPLLTGQRVLDAFFPCVQGGTTAIPGAFGCGKTVISQTLSKYSNSDVIVYVGCGERGNEMSEVLRDFPELTIEINGTQETIMKRTALVANTSNMPVAAREASIYTGITISEYFRDMGYHVSMMADSTSRWAEALXEISGRLAEMPADAGYPAYLGARLASFYERAGLTKCLGSPDREGSVSIVGAVSPPGGDFSDPVTSATLSIVQVFWGLDKKLAQRKHFPSVNWLQSYSKYIRALDNYYEEESPEFVELRALAKQVLQEEEDLAEIVQLVGKTSLNESDKITLEVARMLKDDFLQQNSYSVYDCYCPFYKTVGMLKNMMAFYSSALQAVEHTAGQEAHVTWGLIRERCAQMLYELGTMKFLNPKDGRKAVEEKLEQLYNVVIKSLQDLEENVASYV; from the exons ATGGATAAGCCCTTGTGTCAATGCACAAATAAGAATTACTGTCGAAAGCCTCAAACGAAACCAGATAAGTCTGAAAAGGAgaaggaaaaagaaaaggaaagagaacgagaacgGGAAAGAGGGAAAGAAAAGGACAAGAAGGCGAAATCACCACTACTGGAAAAGAAGCCATCGATAAATATCAGGGAGAAAACGGAGGAACTGGAGTATGTCCCCACAATGCGACTGGATGGCACGACAAACACTTCCTTCATCAGTGACACTTCGATTCACACATCGGAACAAGCCACACAAGGATCCACGGTCAGGATGCGTGAGACTTTCGAATCGAGGCGCTTCACCTCACGATCGGTGACATTAGTTGAGTCCCGAGAGCCCGACTATCAAGAAGGTCGTGTGTTTGGTGTCTCTGGCCCTGTGGTCAATGCGGAGAAGATGGCCGGCTCTGCGATGTATGAGTTGGTGCGTGTGGGACACTTTCATCTGGTGGGCGAGATCATACGCTTGGAGGGCGATATGGCCACTATACAAGTGTACGAGGAAACCTCTGGCGTCAGCGTGGGCGATCCTGTCTATCAAACGGGAAAACCTCTATCCGTGGAGCTGGGTCCTGGCATCATGGGCAGCATTTTCGATGGTATTCAGCGACCATTGCGCGCAATTAGCGAGCTGACCAATTCCATCTATGTACCCAAAGGCGTCGATATAAAGAGTCTGTCGCGTACCACTAATTATCCATTTGAGCCGGCTAAGTTAAAAATCGGTGATCTCATCACTGGCGGTGATATCTATGGCTATGTGAAGGAGAATTGCATGGTGGAGCATCGCTTGATGCTTCAACCTCGTGCGCAGGGCAGAATCACCTGGATTGCACCACCTGGCGATTACAATGTGGATGAAGTCGTTATCGAAACGGAATTCGATGATCATGTCACCACTCATTCCATGCTGCAGGTGTGGCCAGTGCGTAAATGTCGTCCAGTTGTTGAGAAACTGCCCGGCGTCAATCCGCTGCTAACTGGCCAACGTGTGCTTGATGCCTTTTTCCCCTGTGTCCAAGGTGGCACCACAGCCATTCCAGGTGCCTTTGGCTGCGGAAAAACTGTCATCTCCCAG ACGTTATCAAAGTACTCAAATTCCGATGTTATCGTCTACGTTGGTTGCGGCGAACGTGGCAATGAGATGTCCGAGGTACTGCGTGATTTTCCCGAGCTTACCATCGAAATTAATGGTACC CAGGAGACGATCATGAAGCGCACAGCGCTGGTGGCCAACACCTCTAACATGCCGGTGGCTGCTCGAGAAGCTTCCATCTACACTGGCATCACGATATCCGAGTACTTTCGTGACATGGGCTACCACGTCTCTATGATGGCGGACTCCACCTCCCGTTGGGCTGAGGCATT AGAGATCTCTGGCCGACTCGCTGAGATGCCTGCCGATGCCGGCTATCCCGCCTATCTGGGTGCTCGTCTTGCTTCCTTCTACGAGCGTGCTGGTCTCACCAAATGCCTGGGCAGCCCGGATCGCGAGGGATCCGTGTCGATTGTAGGTGCTGTGTCGCCTCCCGGTGGTGATTTCTCTGATCCCGTCACCTCTGCCACGCTGAGCATTGTGCAAGTGTTCTGGGGTCTCGACAAGAAGTTGGCGCAACGCAAGCACTTTCCCTCGGTCAATTGGCTGCAATCGTACTCCAAATACATCCGTGCTCTCGATAACTACTACGAGGAGGAGAGTCCCGAATTTGTAGAGCTGCGTGCCCTGGCCAAGCAGGTGCTGCAAGAGGAGGAGGACTTGGCCGAAATCGTGCAGCTGGTGGGAAAAACATCGCTCAATGAATCCGACAAAATTACGCTCGAGGTGGCTCGAATGCTGAAGGATGATTTCCTGCAGCAGAACTCGTACAGCGTCTACGATTGCTACTGTCCCTTCTACAAGACAGTGGGCATGCTGAAGAACATGATGGCGTTCTACAGTTCTGCTCTGCAGGCCGTGGAACACACAGCTGGGCAGGAGGCTCACGTCACCTGGGGCCTTATCCGTGAACGCTGCGCCCAAATGCTTTATGAATTGGGCACCATGAAGTTCCTTAATCCCAAAGACGGCAGGAAAGCCGTTGAGGAGAAGCTGGAGCAACTATATAATGTTGTTATCAAATCTCTACAGGATCTCGAAGAAAATGTTGCGTCCTATGTTTAA
- the LOC117565083 gene encoding protein YIPF5, which translates to MSQFGGPNDFYASGPTGDSSYNFDMPEFGQELNFQSFDNTQPSVPPNYDAPGYNNAPNQGLGGFYDPTAYTDNAYGQDKSFNQTGAAGNGAAGNEFDDEPPLLEELGINPNHIFQKTLAVLNPLRGTDQQILQDTDMAGPLVFCLALGGILLLSGKVTFSYIYGIGVMGCIFFYCLLSMMVTRSQVTFGAVASVLGYCLLPMVVLSGINILITIQGTLGLIVSGIAILWCAISASKLFATAFSMDHQQLLIAYPCAVLYGGFALITIY; encoded by the exons ATGTCACAGTTTGGTGGGCCCAACGATTTCTATGCCTCCGGGCCAACTGGCGACTCGAGCTACAACTTTGATATGCCAGAGTTTGGACAAGAGCT CAATTTCCAGAGTTTTGACAACACACAGCCTTCGGTGCCGCCAAACTATGATGCACCAGGCTACAATAACGCACCAAATCAAGGGCTTGGCGGCTTTTACGATCCCACAGCATACACAGATAATGCGTATGGACAGGACAAATCATTTAATCAAACAGGCGCTGCCGGCAACGGCGCCGCTGGCAACGAATTTGATGATGAGCCACCGCTGCTTGAAG AACTGGGCATCAATCCAAATCACATCTTCCAAAAG ACTTTAGCCGTGCTTAATCCCTTGCGCGGCACTGACCAACAAATACTCCAGGATACGGACATGGCTGGCCCATTGGTCTTTTGTCTAGCACTCGGTGGCATTCTGCTCCTG AGCGGTAAAGTTACATTCTCGTATATCTATGGCATTGGAGTCATGGGCTGCATATTTTTCTACTGTCTGCTGTCGATGATGGTCACTCGCTCTCAAGTGACCTTTGGCGCTGTGGCCTCCGTTCTCGGCTATTGTCTGTTGCCCATGGTCGTGCTTTCTGGCATCAACATTTTAATCACCATTCA GGGCACACTCGGCCTAATTGTGAGCGGCATCGCCATACTGTGGTGCGCCATATCGGCATCGAAACTATTCGCCACGGCATTCTCCATGGACCATCAACAGCTGCTGATTGCCTATCCATGTGCGGTGCTCTATGGAGGATTTGCGTTGATTACCATTTACTAG